In the genome of bacterium, the window CGGACGGGAGCGTCGACCCCGCGGGGCCCGAGTCGGGTACGCTCAGGGTGATCCGCGGCGGCTGCTGGACGAGCCCGCTGGAGGCGTGCCGGTCAGCGGCGCGCAGCGCCGCCGACCCGACGATGTCCAACTCGGGGGTGGGGTTGCGGGTGGTGCGGTGGGCGGATCCCGCGGCTCGGTGACGGCTGCGCGCGTCAGTTCAGGCCGAACGAGATGTCGTCGCTGAGCTCGTTGGCGTCGTCCGCCCGGTGGGGGAAGTGCTGCCGCAGCTTCTCGCCGATCCGCGCGATCCCCGCCTCGATGCCGCCGGCGAAGTCGTCCGCCGCGAACCGCGCGGCCATCAGCGCCGCCACGTCCTGCCAGAAGCTGTCGCCGACCTGCCGGTGCAGCTCCTCGTCCCCGACGATCGCGAAGCGCCGCGCCCGCACCGCCAGGTAGACC includes:
- a CDS encoding TPM domain-containing protein is translated as MANRSSVPRKFFSRDEQQRIVAAIHAAEQRTSGEIRFHVERDVPKGEPSGGDPYLRARELFGKMGMHATGERNGVLVYLAVRARRFAIVGDEELHRQVGDSFWQDVAALMAARFAADDFAGGIEAGIARIGEKLRQHFPHRADDANELSDDISFGLN